Below is a genomic region from Chitinophagaceae bacterium.
AATTAAAACAGAGGTAGAGAATGGAATACTCACCATAGATATAAAAAAGAAAATCAGTAGTAATACTACCATAAAAATGTTGGTAGAGTATAGCGAAGAAATGGATTTTCTTGATATGTCAGGTGCTTCTACGGTAAAAGGAGAGTCGCTTTTACAATCTAAAAATATGAAATTAGATGTAAGCGGTGCGGGTGATATTACTTTATCTGTGGAATGTGAAAATTTGAAAGTAGATATGTCAGGTGCTTCTACTCTTGTTCTGTCAGGGAAAGCATCCAAGCAATCTGTAGATGCTTCGGGTGCAGGGTCTTACGAGGCATTGGATTTAGAATGTGACATTACTTCTATAGAATCTTCGGGTGCATGCTCTATTTATGTAGTGGCGAGAAAAGAATTGAAAGGGGATTGTTCCGGAGCAGGAGTTATAAAATACAAAGGTTCTCCCGAAAGATTATCAGTAGAAATATCGGGTGCGGGTTCTATCAAAAAAGTAGATTAAGTCCTCTCTCTCACATTTTCTTTCCTTTATAATATTGAAAAGATACAAGCAGAATGTTTGTATCTTTTTTATGATATTATTTATATACTAACGTAGTGAAACTATACAATTACAATACTAAATAATACACTATCTTAAAAAATAAAGAAAGGATCGTATCATAAAAAGAAATAAAAAAGGCATTTGGAGTATATCTATTTTTTGAAATAAGAAGTATCCAAAGAGAGTTATGCAAAATAGAAACACTCCATTGAGAAGCATACCGTATTGTAGCCAAGGCAGGTTTCGCTTTTGAAGCATAAAAAATGCTACAGGTATATATATAGGGCAAGCCCATAGCATGTTAAAGTTATATTGTGAGGTATGATCTGTAAAAAACGCTAAAAAAAAGAGATATACGCCTAATAGTCCTGGTATGAGAAAGGTTACAAAATCTATTGCTCTATATCTTTTTTGAAAGAAGTATTCTAAAAAACTTATCCAATGTATAATGACTACCAAAATTCCAAAAACAACTATAGGATGCTTCCACATAGGATATACGGTTGTTCTGTTAATAAAGGGAGTGTAAACAGATTCTGTTTTAGATATAAGTGTTTTTTTATTTTCTTTGGAATAAAGAGTTGCTTTTGCAAATGCTGCAAAAATATAATCGGGCAAAAACATATAATCATATCCCGTTATTATGTGATCTATACCGCTTCCAAGGGAAACATCTATTCCTAAGTCTCCCCAAGGGAATAGTGGTAGATAGATATCTATAAGTTTTCTAAAAGAAATGTCTTTTTTTATAAAAGGATAAGTAAATTGAAGAGAATCCTGAAAAACACTATGCAATACATCTCTTATTTTGGTAGCGCAGTTATTAGTAACATAATTGTAATAGTATTCTCTGTTTTCAGGGAGATAATTTTGCAGAAGAGATGCGTAGAGTTTATTTTTTTCTGGTCCCGTGAGGTTGAGTTCTTGATATATGATGCTTCTATTTTCACCAATGTAGTGGTTTTTGAAATCTTGGTAATAATTAACCCCCATTTTATAGAGAAGTTTTCCTCTGGCAAAGTTCAAATAGAAATGTGGTTGTTGAAAATCAAATACACCATAGTGAAAAACAATATCTAATCCTTGCACACTGTCCTTTACCCAAACAGCACTATGCCCAAATGCTAAATACAGTTCTTCTTCCGATGGTCCAAAGGTGACAATACGAATGACAGATTGGGAAGAAAGTGAATCAGGAAAACTATCACACACACCTGTGTGAGATATATTGAGAAAAAAGAAAAAAAAGAGGAGTTTTTTCATAGTAGTAACTATTTAATCTATTATTTTTAATAATGAATAAAAAATGATCTTAATACCGCCAAGACCACGAAGTTATCGCAAAATAAAAAGATCACCTCAAAAAAATAAATAACCATAAAAAATATATTATCGTATATGTTCCGTGCTTTTTCCTTGTTTCAGTGCTTTATTTACATCAAGAAAGAAGAAAAACGACGTTGATATAGATATCACCTGATTTGTACCTCCAAAATTTTCTTTATATTTATCTAATCCCACTATAGTATTGTCTTTTACTTGTCCTATATTCGTATTTCCGTAGCTATATCTAAAATCTACCTGAACCAAGTTCTCTTTAAACACCTCAAATTCAAAGCCAAACCCTGCATCTATTCCTATTTGAAATCGATTTGCATTAGGAACAGCCATCACATTTTCTAAAATGGACTTTGGATTGTCTGTTTTGGTAAAATCATATTCATAATCTATGCTTTGGTTCCCCAGTTCAATAGCAGATAAATTTCCACTTCCGCCAAGCCAAAAACTAAAGAGAGGTCCTGCGTTGAGGTAGAATCTTTGTTCCCCTAAATCAAAGGAACATCTAAAAAGAACAGGTATATCTAAATAATGGAAGAGAGAAATATTCTTTACCCAATCATTATCAGACCTATTTTCTATTATTCTCCCTTTTTGAGAATAAAAAATTTCTGAATGCAGAGACCAATGTTTAGATGCTATATAATTTACCACTCCTCCGATGTTAAATCCATGTGTCCCGTTTATAGTATAATTATCTGTGTATTCCTTAGAATCAAATAACATTGTAGAGTAGTTATAACCTATCTTGGGACCCACTAAAAGTTGTGCTTTTGCTTCTGTTAGCAAAAGAAATACACAAAAAATATAAATAATCTTGTTCATAAAATATATTGTTATTGTTTAGTTATAAATAAAACGCCTGTGAAAAAAGATAAATATACTCATTTTTTTTTACTTATTACAAAAAGTAATAAAAATGTAATTATACCATTTAAAATTAATAATTCTATTCCTATATGGAAACCATTTGTGAAAATGGGGATAAGTATGTTCAAAAAATAAGAAAATACAACCGATACCATACAAAAAAATGGAACGATATACGTATTTGGAATACTTCTTTTGGTGAGTATGCCAAAGGAAAAGAGTCCTAAAAGCGGTCCATAAGTGTATCCAGCTAATACTAATATCTTATACACGATAGATTTATCGTTCATCCACTTAAAAAATAAAACAGCAAGAAAAAAAATGCAAGCGAAAATAAAATGAACTCGGACTCTTTGTTTACTTAAAAGAGATTCGGAATATTTTTTTTTGTGTACTTCCAATATATCCACGCAAAAAGAAGAGGTTAATGCGGTTAATGCTCCATCAGCACTGGGAAAAAGTGCCGAAATCAATGCTATGATAAAAATAAAAGAAAGAAATGCAGGAAAATGATAGATTGCTACACTCGGAAATATATCATCTCCCATAAAAGGTAAGCCATTTTGTTTCGCATATATATATAATAGTCCTCCCAAAAAAAGAAATAGAAAATTTACACATACTATAATAATACTGAGTAGCATTATATTTTTTTGTGTATCATGTAAATTTTTTACACTTATATTTTTTTGCATCATCTCTTGGTCTAAGCCCGTCATTGCTATTGCTATAAAAACCCCCCCTATAAATTCTTTCCAAAAATATTTTTCACTATTTACATCGTCATTATAAAGAAAGGTATAATTGGCATCCGCTAATTGTAAAAAACTCTCATATACACTGATATTCAATACTTTTAAAAGAAAAAATATACAAAAAATAAGACCCCCCAGCATAAAACTTGTTTGTAATACATCTGTATATACGATTGTTTTTACTCCACCTCTAAAAGTATAGAGCAGTATCATTCCTATGATAACTAAAGTTGTTGCCCAAAATGGTATTCCTATTGCTTCTACAACAAAGACCTGCAAGACATTTATTACCAAATAAAGTCGCCCTGTTGCACCGACAGTCCTTGATATAATAAAAAAAATAGCTCCGCTTTTGTAAGCAATGGTTCCAAAACGAATCTGTAAATAATTATATATGGAGACAACTTTCAGCTTATAATAGAGAGGAGTAAGGACAAACGCAATTACTATATATCCTACCACGTATCCAAATACCACTTGCATATAACTAAACCCATTTTGGGCTACTGTCCCTGGCACAGATACGAAAGTGACCCCTGAAAGAGAAGTTCCTATCATTCCAAAAGAGACAAGCAGCCAATGTGAATTTTTATTTCCTGTGAAAAAACTTTCGTTAGTAGCGTTTTTAGAAACTATATGGGCTAAAAAGTAGAGAAAAACAAAGTATACAATAATGAGTGATATACTTATATATGGATTCATTTGAAATAATTATATGGTAAGATGGATATACATTATGAATCATAAATTACGAATGAAAACTTTCTCTTATTATTGAAAACAGAGAAAATAATTAAGGTATTCATGATTCATAATTAAATACTGTATTCTTGAGTATTTACTGTGGTGGTTGTTGATTGGGAATGGTTGTTTCTTGTGCTTTTTGAATATTAGGACTTAATACCCCTTCTTCTTTTTTAGAAGTGTCCAAAAAAAAACGAGTAGCAATAGTCAAAACAATAATAGATATGGCACAGAACCAAGTGGCTTGTTCTAAAAAATCCCCTGTTTTTTTTACTCCAAAGATTTGATTTGCAGAACTACCACCAAACATTTGAGAAGCTCCTCCCTTTGAGTTTTGCCCCAAAATAAGCAAAACCAAAATTCCCGATAATATGATTATAAGTATGATTATAAGATAAAACATTTGTTATAGTATAATGAAAGTTACGATGAATAAATTTATTGTATTGCAAAATATATCAATTTATTATAATTACTAAATAAATATCAAAATTTATAGGAATAAATTTTGATATTTTTGTGTAAACAATAAAAAATAAAGATTATAAAAGAACATAAGAACTGCCTTATAATAATTATAAATGACTTTATTCAGTTTTGTATAACTTTATGGTATATTATTTTTTATTTTTTAAGTTTTACAAAAGATAATTTATAACTTATAACTTATAATTATTAAAAAAAGAATATATTTACAAAATATAATTTGAATGATAATAATTCAAAAGTATATATATATCTTGTAAAAAAATTATTCAAAAAATGTGAGAGAATATTATGAAGTTCGATATCTCTCATTTTACTACCAAAGAACTTTTTTATTATATTAAATTATTATAATATGCTTATCAAAAAAATAATTTTCGTATTAAGTTTTATTGTATTAGGGGAATTATCTTTTGCTCAACAGGGACCGAGTAAGAAAGATCTAAAAGTTTCTAAGCCGGTTAAAAAAGAGGCAAAGGAATTAGAAAGTGATGGATGGTCTAACATACCTGGAGGCTTACCTCTTCAAAATCAGCTTGCTTCTGCTTGGGAAAAACAAGCACAAAGAGATGATAATGGGTTTCCTAAATGGATATGGGCTGCGGGCAATGGAGTTGGCACAAGTCAAACAGGAGCAAAACTTCAGGCGATGGAAGTAGCCAAAATAGAGCTTGCGGGGCAGTTAGAAACAGCTATTAATGCATTAGTAGAGGCATCTTTAGCTAACCAACAATTAAGTCCCGAAGAAGGAGAATCTATTACGAAAGTAGTAGCCGGATCTAAAAATATTATTTCTAAAACATTAGGACGAGTATTAGTAGAATGTGAATTTATTAGAAATACTAATAAAGGACAGAATACAGAAGTGCAGGTTCGTTTGTTTTACAATAAAAAATTAGCCGAAGAGCAAGCGAAAAAAGTAATTCGTAAAAAGTTAGAGGAAGAAACAACGGTTATCCATGAAAAATTAGATAAGATGTTGGAAATCAGTAATTAAATTATAGGTGAGTTTTTTATGAAAATAGGTGGGATGATCCGTTATCCTGCCTATTTTTTTTGTTATCTTTATCAAAATATCAATCTCTCAGCAATAAAAAATTACTTCTTTGTTCTATAATTTCGTTTTTTTGAGTTTTTCCTTTCACAATACATATATAAACACCTGGTGGAGCGGGTTGTTGTAGAAATGTTCCTCCCCACCCCACTTCTTGTTGTCGAGAATGAAATACTATATTTCCCCATCTATTAAAAATAGTCATTTCAAAATCTTTCATGGTAGGAAAAACGACTAAAAAATAATCATTTAACCCGTCATCATTAGGAGTAAATGCATGAGGAATAAATACTTCTGTTTCATAAACAAGAGAAAAATAGTTTGAATAAGTAGTATCTGCAATATTTCCGTTTGATTCTGTTCGTATTCTTATAGAAGTAAGGTTTTGCAGGTCGGGGTCTATTTTGAGCGTTCTTGTATTTTCGTTAAAAAGTGGTTCTGCTTTAATAATTTGAAGTTTCTCATCCAAAAATTCTAATGTTTTCATTTTTTCTCCCTCATCAAATTGATAATAATTATTCCAATATATCAGATATTTGTTTGTTGCTGTTTTTATTCCTGTAAGAATTACGGGGGCATTGGCACTACTTGGAGGAGATATATTGTCACAATTATCGCTGTATTGAATGGAAAATCGAAGAGATTGTCTGGAATTTAGAAATTCACGTAAAACTTCTGTGTTCTGAAATGTTTTTTTGAAAAGAGTAAATATACCATCACTTTTATCTACTAAAATATGATATGTTATTGGATTTCTGCTTTCTATTTTATCCCATTGCAATGCTAACCCATCTGTCCCAAATGAAGAATATAGCTTTTTGATAGGGGGAAGTTTTTGAATTTTTTGAGATATTCCACAAGTTTTTTTTGAAAGAGAATATGCAGAATCAGGGTATACAAATTTTACTCTATAACAGTATGCCGTATTACAAGAAATGAGAGAATCGGAATAGATACTATTTGCATTTACATCAAAAGAAGTAATAAGCAGAGAATCATTTCTCAATAATTGCAATGATGTTATTTTTTTTTGTGGGGTAGGGAATGTGATTTCATTTTTTTTGTTTAAAAAAGATACCTGAACCTGTGGAATACAAACAGTATTGGATAAATAAAAAGAATCTTCACAGTAATCATACGCTCTTATGCGTAGACAATATTCCGTTTTAGAATCTATATTGGAAATAATAAATATACTCTGGATTTGCTTGGAGGGTATAGTTTGAAAAGAAGTATTTCTGTACTGTATCTGTATTTCATGGAAAATAAAAGGGTTTATAGAAGTATGCACTATCAATGAATCATGTATCCCTGTATTCACTACTTCGGCATTCTTTATTTGTGGAGAAAAAAAAGAATTGAGGGTGTTAAAAATAAAAGTAGTATCCCCGCATACATTATTTCCGCCTGCGTACATTCCCTTTACTCTTATATTTAATTGGGAAGCATATTGAAAATTATAAGGAGCTGCAAAATGAGATCCTCTCACATCTACGGAATCAGTTTTAGTATAATACACCCTATAAAAATCATAGAGAGTATCTTCTATATACACACTCATAAAAAAATCTTTGCATAAGACAGGTTTTACTTGAGGTGTAGTGGGTTTATGAACGGATATAATTATAGAATCCACTATAGGATTGGTGGAGGTTTGTTCTATTTGGAGAATTTTATATTTTCCAGGGACAAGGTATGTATAAGATTTTTTATTGGTTATAGGTCCTATTGTTATACTTCCTGATTCATATACATATTGCAAAACAGACGATGAGGAATGAGGGGTTATATGTACGGTGAGAGGATAACATCCTACAGAATAATCAACAGAAAAACGTTTTAGAACACTTATTTGTTGTGCATTGATAGGGAAGCTCTTAACAATAAAAAAAAGACAAAGAAGATATTTTTTCATACCATTACAATGAGGTACAAGTTATGAATGGTTTTTGTATGTAATAACAATAATAAAGGCATACCTTATTGTAAAGGTTACTAACATTTTAAATGTGAGAGGTATGCAATTTTATTATATTTTGCTAAGAGAGTTAATAAAATACTTGGATGAGGCAATTGACAAGGTAAGAAAAAGATAAGTGCCAAAACAATCAAGTATTGGGAAATAGTAGGTATGCTTTGCTGAGTGGAAAGATCGCATGGAAAGATTCAAACTTTAAAAACTATTGCAAGAGGGTAGAAAATTCGAAAAAATTAAATCTACTATCCTTTTTTCATGGTGGTTTAAATTTTTAATCACTCACATGCTTGTAGAAACTTTATTGTTATTATTTAATTACAAAGTATATTCTTTTCAATGAAAAAATGAGTTCACTCAGAATAAATGTTTTTGATATATTTGTAACTTTGTAAAAACATATTGTTTGTAAAAATATATTGTTAGATTTTTGAGCGGATAGCGAGGATTGAACTCACGACCTACGGCTTGGGAAGCCATCGCTCTACCACTGAGCTACATCCGCAGTATTATTTTTATTGTGTGGGAGGAATAGGATTCGAACCTATGAAGACATACGCCAGCAGATTTACAGTCTGCCCCAGTTGGCCACTTTGGTATCCTCCCTTTTTTGTAAATAAAGCTATTGATAAATGTTTTTTTAAATTTTTAACTACATACTGCTTATATATAAATTAAAATGCAAACTACTATTTTTTTTTTAAATAAAAAATATTTTATTAAAAAAGTGTTTTTTTTTTGTTTTTTTGAAAGAAAAAAGCTTTTTTATGCATAAAAATTCATTTTTTATGAAAAATACTCTGTTTTTATAGTTAATAATTAAAATTTGACAGAAAGTGTAGCAAAAAAATTGATTCCTGCTTGAGGGTAATAATAATTTTCTTGTATATGTTTGCCTGCGGTTCGATATCCAAAAGTATATCCATTCGATTCGTATTGTGTATTGAGTATATTATGTATGATGAGTCCTATATAGAGAGATGGAATATTTTTAGAATAGAGAGTGTATCCCATTCTGAGGTCATTCACAAAGTAAGGAGAAATTTTTCGGGTTTCGTTTTGGGTATTATCTAAATATTGTTTTCCTACAAATTTGGAGAGGATTTGTATTTCTGCATTCTTAAATGGATAATAGGTGCCTTGGAATGATGCTATCCACGAGGGGGAAAAGGAAATATCTGTATGAGTGAATTTTTTTTTTATTTTTGTATAGTTATCATAATCAAAAATAATTTCTTGGAAAGCAATTATTTTATTGACACTTGCGGTTATGTTGTATTGTAGTAAGAATTTTTTTGGAAAAGAGTACTGCCCCTGGTATTCTATTCCTAATCTATAGCTTTGAGGGGTATTAGTTCTTATGTTTGCTCCTACGTCATTTATGTCTCCTGTGTTTATGAGTTGATTTTCATAGTTCATAAAGTAGAAGTTTATTTCATTTTTCCAGTTTTGGAAGTTTATTTTATATCCTATTTCAAGGTCGTAGAGTTTTTCGGAATTGGGAATTATATCTGCATATAAAAAGTCACTTCGTATAGGTTCTCTCTGTGCGACACTGAATGAGGTATACAAAGAACTTTGATTATTGAGAGTAATAGTGATTCCTATTTTGGGATTCAGAAACAGATATTCTTTTTTTACAGATATGTTTTTTGCATCGTTGGTGCTACCATCTGTGAGGTAAAAGATATTTCGTATTTGTAGGTCGGAGTATAAGAGGGACTTTTTCCATGGGCTATAGTGTATTTTCAGATAGATATTTTGGTCATTTTTGAGAGCAGGGGAGAGGTAATACAATGCATTTATTTCATTATTTCCAGTGTTCTTTGCCCATATAACTTTTCCAAAATGTGTTCCTTTGTATTGGTTTGCTCCTCCGCCGAGGATTATATCCCATTTATTTTTTGTATATTGAATGTTATATACGATTCCGTAGAAGTGATTTTCTAACCAGCGTTGGCGGACAATATCTGTGTGGGTTATGGAGGTATCTTGTAGTTGTAAATTGTATTTTTGGAGGTATTCGTTTTCTTTCCATTCTTCATAATATCCCGTTCCGTATGTGTAATGAAGCGATATATGAGCGGTTATAAAAGGGTTGAATAGGTATGAAGTATGATTTTGGTAATGATTTTGTTGGTAATTATCTGTTTGATTTTTATAAAGGTAATAGTTAAAAGTTCTTCCACTGTGAAGTATATTTTCTGTTTGGGATGGAGAATAATTATTATTCTGTATTACTTGGAGTATCCCATCTGTATCATTTTTGAGTCGTGCTTCGGGAACTCCCCACCATGCTTGGTAAGTATTTTCTTTTCCACCAAATGTAACGGCTTTGATAAGAAGTTTATTATTACGATATCCCGCTGAAGCGTAATAAGAATACAGTTTGGAGAATGCTCTGTCTATATATCCATCGGATGCTATAGAAGAAAGTCGTGTTTCAAAGTTCCAGTGACGATAAATATTCCCTGTATTTAAGATGAGAGTATGCTTTCTGGAGGCAAAAGATCCTATGGAATTACTCACTTCTACAGAGTTTTTTTGAGTAAAGAGGTTTGTTTGTAAATTTATGGTTCCCCCAAATGCTCCCGCACCATTGGTGGAGCTGCCGACTCCTCTTTGGATTTGTATATTTTCTATAGAGGATATAAGGTCGGGAGTATTCACCCAAAATACACCATGCGATTCAGAATCATTGAGAGGAATATTGTTTATAGTAACATTTATTCGGGTATTATCACTTCCGCGAATACGGATTCCTGTATATCCTATTCCTATACCTGCATCTGATGTGGAAACTATAGATGGTGCAAATTGGAGAAGAATCGGTATATCTATCCCTGTGTTTAATGTTTCTATTTCTTTGTTCGTTATGAGAGAGAAAGTCATAGGAGTTTTGTCTTTTGACCGGGTAGAGTAGATAACGACTTCATCACTCAGTAGCACTTCTTTCAGAGTATCTGTGGGATTATTGTTTTTTATAGAAGCGTAGAGAGTATGAGAATATAAAGAGAGTAGAAGAAATATATATTTGTTCATTTGTATTTTTGGTAAAAAGTAAATTTTATAAAAAATACGGAGGAGTATTTATTTTACTTCTTATCTTCCTACGGTAGTATTAGCTACTTCAGGTTCAAAGGGTATGATCTCAGCTCGTATAGGAGCACCCCCGTTTTTTGCAATATATTATTTTTTGAGAATAGAAAGAATTTTTTTAGATTATCCAAACATTTGAGTGGGTAAATATGGAAATCACCATAAAAAAAGGATGGCAATTCAAAATTCCCGCATATTTTTTAATCCATTTTCAAAAAGGAGACATTATTTGCAAATAATTAAGACCTTTTGGCAAATAACTAACTTCCCTTACGCAAAGATTATCTTGAAAAAGTTTATTAGAACACTTTTAAAAAATAAAGCGATGAAATTTTATTATATTTTTGAGTAAGAAGAATTGTTTATGAGGAGGGATTCGTAAAATTTAATTTTGTTTACGAAATAGATATTTAATAGAAGATATTGATGAAATAAAATGATATTATCATCGTTTTTTGAGAGTAACAGAAGAAATTAATAGTATTTTGTATTTTTATATTTTTGTGTTTTTATAATCCATTAATAATCAAATGCGTTTTTTCATTTCTATCGTCTTTCTCAGTATTGTAGCATCTGCTTGTGAAACTTCCGTGGTTATAGAGGAGATTAGTCAAAATAATACCTCCTATTATGTGGTCTATGGGTTTATTACTGATGAAAAAAATGTTCCTTTCACCATAAATATTTCTAAAACTACACCTCTTTTTGTCAATACGGGGATTCCTTTTGTTTCCAATGCTTCTGTGTATCTCTTTACAGACAATCAACAAAAAATTCCACTTTTTTATACCAAAAATGGCAATTACAAAACGGATAGCAATACCTTTGAATCCAATTCTCACAATGAGTATCAGTTAGTTGTAGAAATGGAAAATACTTCGAGAATACTTTCTTCTTACCAGCGAATCCCCGATCCGATTATTATTGATAGCGTAAGTTATGAATACGTAGAAGATATAAACAATGGCATTTTTACATCTACAACTGGGTATTTTGTGAAGATATATATTTTTGATAGAGATGAAAAAGATAGTTTTTATAGGATTACTGTCAAAAAAAATACTATTCCTTATAAAAAAGAAATGATAACTCTTTTTTATGATACATATTTTGACCGTAAGGATCATGAACATATCCTTACTGATTATGTTTTTCAAAAAAAAGATACGGTTGAAATAACGGTTCATTCTCTTTCTTTTCAAACCTATACTTTTTTTAAGAATCTCAAAGATATTACTTCTTTTAATTGGCAGATACTCAATACAGCCAAAGACATACCACGTAATATGCAACACCAAAACAATGAGAAAGTACTTGGGTATTTTGGTACGAGTTCTGTTGTGAGAGAAAGTATTATTATTGAATAAAAAAGAGAAAAAATAAACATTTTAGAAAGATGGATTTACAAGAAATAAAAAGACCTATTGAGCAAGAATTAGAACAATTTGATAGAGCATTTAAAAATATTCAAAAGAGTAATATCTTTTTATTAGATACGATAACGGGATATATTCTAAAAAGAAAGGGAAAACAAATAAGACCAATTCTTGTTTTTTTAAGTGCGGGGCTGTGTGGAAAAATAGATTCCGTTTCTTTGCGAGGAGCGGCATTGATAGAACTATTACATACGGCGACACTTGTTCACGATGATGTGGTAGATGATTCCCAGTATCGGCGAGGTTTTTTCTCTGTGAATGCTCTTTGGAAAAATAAGATAGCTGTTTTAGTCGGGGATTTCCTTCTCTCTCGAGGTCTCCTATTATCTTTGGAACATAAGGATTATGATTTATTAGAAATAATTTCTTTTGCGGTAAAAGAGATGAGTGAAGGAGAGTTATTGCAAGTAGAAAAGACAAAAACCTTAGATATTACAGAAGAAATATATTATAATATAATAAAAAAAAAAACTGCTACTCTTCTCATCGCCTGTTGTGAAATAGGAGCTGTTTCTGCCAAAGCATCTCCCGATATGATCGCTCAAATAAAATTGTTAGGAGAGAAAATTGGGGTTATTTTTCAATTAAAAGATGATATATTTGATTATCAAACGACAAATTTTATTGGAAAACCAACAGAAATAGATATAAAAGAAAAAAAAATTACTCTCCCTCTTATTTATGCCCTTAGAAATGCGAAACACGGAGAACAACAAAGGATACTGCACATCATAAAATATAAAAACCAAGATTCTGATAAAAGAAAAGAAGTCATACAATTTGTAAAAGAACAGAAAGGAATTGAATATACACAAAACGCTATAGATACCTACTACCAAGATGCTTCGCATATTTTAGAACTATTTCCAAACTCAGAATATAAAACATCCATGGAAAAATTAATTCTCTATTTAGTTCAAAGAAATATCTAATAAAAACAATATTTATCACCATTAATTATATAAAATGTTACCGTATAAAGACCGAAAAGACAGCAAAAA
It encodes:
- a CDS encoding head GIN domain-containing protein — its product is IKTEVENGILTIDIKKKISSNTTIKMLVEYSEEMDFLDMSGASTVKGESLLQSKNMKLDVSGAGDITLSVECENLKVDMSGASTLVLSGKASKQSVDASGAGSYEALDLECDITSIESSGACSIYVVARKELKGDCSGAGVIKYKGSPERLSVEISGAGSIKKVD
- a CDS encoding porin family protein — protein: MNKIIYIFCVFLLLTEAKAQLLVGPKIGYNYSTMLFDSKEYTDNYTINGTHGFNIGGVVNYIASKHWSLHSEIFYSQKGRIIENRSDNDWVKNISLFHYLDIPVLFRCSFDLGEQRFYLNAGPLFSFWLGGSGNLSAIELGNQSIDYEYDFTKTDNPKSILENVMAVPNANRFQIGIDAGFGFEFEVFKENLVQVDFRYSYGNTNIGQVKDNTIVGLDKYKENFGGTNQVISISTSFFFFLDVNKALKQGKSTEHIR
- the secG gene encoding preprotein translocase subunit SecG, with translation MFYLIIILIIILSGILVLLILGQNSKGGASQMFGGSSANQIFGVKKTGDFLEQATWFCAISIIVLTIATRFFLDTSKKEEGVLSPNIQKAQETTIPNQQPPQ
- a CDS encoding sodium:solute symporter produces the protein MNPYISISLIIVYFVFLYFLAHIVSKNATNESFFTGNKNSHWLLVSFGMIGTSLSGVTFVSVPGTVAQNGFSYMQVVFGYVVGYIVIAFVLTPLYYKLKVVSIYNYLQIRFGTIAYKSGAIFFIISRTVGATGRLYLVINVLQVFVVEAIGIPFWATTLVIIGMILLYTFRGGVKTIVYTDVLQTSFMLGGLIFCIFFLLKVLNISVYESFLQLADANYTFLYNDDVNSEKYFWKEFIGGVFIAIAMTGLDQEMMQKNISVKNLHDTQKNIMLLSIIIVCVNFLFLFLGGLLYIYAKQNGLPFMGDDIFPSVAIYHFPAFLSFIFIIALISALFPSADGALTALTSSFCVDILEVHKKKYSESLLSKQRVRVHFIFACIFFLAVLFFKWMNDKSIVYKILVLAGYTYGPLLGLFSFGILTKRSIPNTYIVPFFCMVSVVFSYFLNILIPIFTNGFHIGIELLILNGIITFLLLFVISKKK
- a CDS encoding DUF4105 domain-containing protein; translated protein: MKKLLFFFFFLNISHTGVCDSFPDSLSSQSVIRIVTFGPSEEELYLAFGHSAVWVKDSVQGLDIVFHYGVFDFQQPHFYLNFARGKLLYKMGVNYYQDFKNHYIGENRSIIYQELNLTGPEKNKLYASLLQNYLPENREYYYNYVTNNCATKIRDVLHSVFQDSLQFTYPFIKKDISFRKLIDIYLPLFPWGDLGIDVSLGSGIDHIITGYDYMFLPDYIFAAFAKATLYSKENKKTLISKTESVYTPFINRTTVYPMWKHPIVVFGILVVIIHWISFLEYFFQKRYRAIDFVTFLIPGLLGVYLFFLAFFTDHTSQYNFNMLWACPIYIPVAFFMLQKRNLPWLQYGMLLNGVFLFCITLFGYFLFQKIDILQMPFLFLFMIRSFLYFLR
- a CDS encoding gliding motility-associated C-terminal domain-containing protein, producing the protein MKKYLLCLFFIVKSFPINAQQISVLKRFSVDYSVGCYPLTVHITPHSSSSVLQYVYESGSITIGPITNKKSYTYLVPGKYKILQIEQTSTNPIVDSIIISVHKPTTPQVKPVLCKDFFMSVYIEDTLYDFYRVYYTKTDSVDVRGSHFAAPYNFQYASQLNIRVKGMYAGGNNVCGDTTFIFNTLNSFFSPQIKNAEVVNTGIHDSLIVHTSINPFIFHEIQIQYRNTSFQTIPSKQIQSIFIISNIDSKTEYCLRIRAYDYCEDSFYLSNTVCIPQVQVSFLNKKNEITFPTPQKKITSLQLLRNDSLLITSFDVNANSIYSDSLISCNTAYCYRVKFVYPDSAYSLSKKTCGISQKIQKLPPIKKLYSSFGTDGLALQWDKIESRNPITYHILVDKSDGIFTLFKKTFQNTEVLREFLNSRQSLRFSIQYSDNCDNISPPSSANAPVILTGIKTATNKYLIYWNNYYQFDEGEKMKTLEFLDEKLQIIKAEPLFNENTRTLKIDPDLQNLTSIRIRTESNGNIADTTYSNYFSLVYETEVFIPHAFTPNDDGLNDYFLVVFPTMKDFEMTIFNRWGNIVFHSRQQEVGWGGTFLQQPAPPGVYICIVKGKTQKNEIIEQRSNFLLLRD